GGAGATTTGCTTCCTTCTTCAAGAATTACAATATCTCCAATAGTCAGTTCATCTGCACTTATTTCGGATATTTTGTTTTCTCTTCTGACAACTGTTTTTTTAACCATTAAACTTTTAAGACTGTCAACAGCCTTTCTTGACCGGTATTCTTGAATGAATCCTATGATTGTGTTAAGCAATACTGCAAGTAAAATTACTCCTGCATCAATATAATCTCCAATTACAATGGCGGCAACAGCAGCAATGATTAGAAGGGCGATTAAAACGTCAACAAACTGTGATAAGAATAAGACTATAAGCGGTGTCGGCTTTTTTTCATCAAGTTTGTTTAAACCATATTTTTTCTGTCTTTTTAGAACTTCGCTTTTATTTAATCCCTGAATTGATGTGTTGTATTTGGAGAGAATTTCATCCATAAAATTACCTCATAATGTAAAAACTTGCTTTTTTGTAATTCTTTAATTTCATTTTAACTCTGCCCGTATTTAAATCTTCATTAGTCAACGGTTTTATAATTAACTGGGCGTTTACCTTTTGTGCAAGATCAACCAGATAAGGTTGAAGTTCGCTTGGGGGTCTGATTGAATAGATAATATCAACACCTTCATATAAACTAAGGTCAGGATTGGTGATATCGTCTTTAATCACGCTTTCGTCATCCGGATCAATGTCGGTTTTGATAAGTGTAATGTTGTCTTTTTTAGATAATTCGCATGCAACCATGCTGAATTTTCCAATTCCTACTTCAGCTATTGTAACCTCATTTAAAGCAGCTTCGTTTAAAATATATTCTGTAAAATCTTGCCACATAATATCCTTATTAAATATTAATATATCCAAACTATTAAATACATTGCTTTTGATAGTTAATGATGTTATGATTATTCGAAAATTTGTTCCAAGAGATTTAAAAAGAGTTTTTGAAATAGAAAATATGTCATTTGACCAATCTTATGGAATGGATATGTTTCAGCGATTATATGAAATGGGTATCGGTTTTTTAGTAGCTGAAAAGGACGGTTATGTGATAGGATACATTATGTTTTGGGTCAAATACGAATTTCATGGCCACATCATATCAATAGCCGTTGATAAATATTATAGAAACTTAGGTGCCGGAACTAAGCTTCTTGTTAAAGCCATTTCTATTTTGTCCTTATTGGACATTGACAATATCTTTTTAGAAGTAAACGAAAACAATAAGGAAGCTATTGCGTTTTATAACAAGTTTAATTTTATGATAGATAGGGTGGTTCCAAATTATTATCAAAATGGTGATGGAGCCATTGTGATGTATTTGCCTTTAAGGAAGAGTCATGTTTCCGGTGAGTAACTGCTGATAATTGGTTAAGGCTTCCATCGGGATTACTCCAGTTGCAAGAAGCACTGCAATAAGCAAAATATAAAATCCGAATATTGCAAGCTGGATAAGTCCGTGTTTTCTAACGTCCGGTTCTTTTCTTGTTATTAGATAAATTGCAATAATCAAACCTAAAAGACCGCCCAGAACTGAAAAGAGGTATCCGAATATTATGAGCCATTTGGTCATTCTGCTCATTCCATTTGAAGTGGTGCCTGCAATTTCTTTTTTAATTATTATTTTAGGTTCGACGGTATTGATATTTTCATCAAGGTTTTTGAGAACAATCGGCGTGCCGCACTTAACGCAGAAATCCGCTTCATCGGGATTTGAAAATCCGCATAATGGGCAGGTGTGCTGTGACGGGTCTATTTTTTGAAATTCATATCCGCATTTTATACAAAAACCGTATTTGCTATCAGTTGTTGAACCGCATTGAGGGCATCTTCTAAAAACCATAATTTATCACTTGAATATAAATTAATAATAATAAGTTTATAAACCTTTGTTTTAAAATTGAAACGTCTTTAGGCTAATAATTTTTTTAACTAGTTTTATAATTATAATTTAATTGATTTATAAAAGTCATCTAATAAATCAAAAAGTTCTTCTTTCGAATTTGTCTTAAATAATTGGGGTTTTACATCAACACTCCTGTACATGCCTTTTAAATAATATGCTGCGTGTGTTCTCATTCTGGAAATCGCTAACTTTTCAGGTTTTGTTTTTTGAAGAATCTCCGCGTGCTTTTTTGCCATTTCTATTTTTTCCTCATCGGATACTTTTTGAGGTTCAATTCCATAATCCAAGTATTCGACGCACTGCTTTATAAGCCACGGGTTTCCAAGTGTTGCCCTTCCAATCATTATTGCATCGCAGCCGGTTTCATCAATCATTTTTTTAGCATCATAGCATGATCTTATATCTCCATTTCCAATAACCGGGATTGATACTGCATCTTTTACATCTTTAATTATTGACCAGTCTGAGGGAACATCATACCTTTGATGCCTGGTTCGGGGATGAACTGTAATTGCCAAAGCTCCGGCATCTTCAACCATCTGGGCTATTTCAACTGCATTAATGCTATTTTCATCCCATCCGCTTCTGATTTTAACTGTAACCGGTATTGGAACACTATCTACAACTGTTTCAACAATCTTTCTGGCTTTTTCAGGCTCTTTTAAAAGAGCGCTTCCGGCTTTTGATTTAATGGCTACCTTTTTAACAGGACATCCCATATTTATGTCGATAATGTCGGGTTTCATATTTTTGTAGATGTATTGTGATGCTGCTTTAAAGGAATCTATGCCGCAACCAAATATCTGCTGTGAAATTGGCCTTTCTTCATCCTTCATAAACAGCATTTCCTGTGTTTTGAAATTTTCATACATTATTGCTTTATCAGAAACCATTTCAGTTTCAATTAATCCGCATCCCATGGATTTGATTATGCTTCTAAATGAGTAGTCGCATATTCCTGCCATTGGCGCTAAAACTACCTGATTTGCTATTTCAACATTGCCGATTTTCCATTTCATTACATTTTTATTTCTTTTAATTATATATTATGTTTTTTGATAGATTTCAAAAAATCTTTACTTGTTGATGCATTTTTTCATTAATTATTTATATTTAAAAAAAGATAATTTATACTATTATATTAATAATTTTAATTTTTATAGGGATAACATGGCAGAAGTATCATCAAAAGAATTATATGAATTCAAAAAAACTTTAAAAGAATTGTCAGGAAAAAGAGGCAGAGGTACAGAGCTTGTTTCCGTTTACATTCCACCAGATAAGCAATTAAGTGATGTGGGTAAGCACATGAGAGATGAACTCGGTCAAAGTGCTAACATTAAGAGTAAACAAACAAAAAAAAATGTGCAATCTGCAATTGAAGTAATTTTACAAAGCATACGTTTATATAAACAGCCTCCTGAAAACGGATTGGTTTTATTTGTAGGAATGATTCCTAAAGGAGGTCCTGGTACTGAAAAAATGGAAAAATACATTTTGGAACCTCCTGAACCAATTACAACCTACTGGTATAAATGTAATAATGAATTTTTCGTTGAGCCTTTAGAGGAAATCATCGAAGAAAGAGATACCTATGGTCTTGCAGTTGTTGACAGAAAAGAAGCTACCGTGGCTACTTTAAAAGGTAAAAAAGTTAACATTTTAACTCATTTAACAAGTGGTGTTCCAGGTAAACACAAAGCTGGAGGGCAATCACAAAGAAGGTTTGACCGTGTAATTGATCTTGCTGCACACGAGTTTAAAAAACGTATCGGAGAGCATATGAATGATGACTTTTTAGATTTAAAGGACGATTTAAAAGGAATTATCATTGGAGGGCCTGGTTTTACCAAGGAAGAATTCATTCAGGGAGATTATCTTCAATATGAACTTAAAGATAAAATCATAGCTACTGTCGATACATCATATACCGGCGAACCGGGCATCCGTGAAGTTATCGATAAATCTGCAGACATCCTTGATAATCTGGATGTTATGCATGAGAAAAAGCAAGTTCAAAGATTCTTAAAAGAGTTAACCAAAGATAAAGGATTATGTTCCTATGGTGAAAATGAGGTGAGAAATAGTTTAATTATGGGTGCCGTTGACACATTGCTTTTATCAGAAGATTTGTCCAGTTTACGCAAAACTTTTAATTGTTCTAATTGCGGAACCCAAAAAGAATTCACTGTTAAAACCCAGGCTGAAGCAGATAAAATGGAAGAAAGATGTCCTAATTGCAATGAACTTTTAAAAGAAGTTGCTTCTAAAGATTTAACTGATGAGTTTGTTGAAAAAGCAGAAGAAATGAATACTGATGTTGAATTCATCTCTACTGAAACTGAAGAGGGCATGCAGCTTTTCAGAGCATTCGGTGGAATTGCTGCAGTTTTGAGATATTATGTAGAATATTAGTTGTAGTAATTCGGAGATTTGTCCGATTTTTCTACAATATTATTTAATTTTTTTTCTCTTTTTGTATAATATTCATTTAAGCCTTCTTCTTGGCGAATCTTATTTATTAATTTGAAAAATAATTGTTTGTCAATGCTGTTTTCCTTATTTGCCTGCATATACAATGAATGCAATGTTCTGTTTTTTTCAAGGTAGCTATTTTTTAAGTCGTTGTATTGTGTTTTGCTTACTTTTCCTATGCTCATTAACTCACCTTATGATTTCTTATCAAATTTAATTTTGCTGTATACTGTCTGTTATTGTAAATTATTATATATAAATCAATATGCTTTTTTAATTTTATTGGATATTGTTTAATTTATCTTTATTTTTCTAATTATTGTTCTAAAATTTCATTTTATTGTCACGGATTTTTGCACATTTTATTTTTTCACTCATCGGAATTTCTTTGTTGGCAATCATTTTCCGATTTTGTCCATTAATTGATTATTTTAGTTAGACATTTTAAATTTTTATCTTTAAAGATATGTTCAAAATACTATTTTTTTTGTATTTTATTATAATATGTTTAAGATAAATATTTAATTTTTTGAATAATGTTGCTAATATTTTATTAAAAATTGAAAAATATTTAAATATGAGAACATTCATACTAATAACTATATTGTTAAATATTGGTGAAATTTTTAAAATTTAATGATATTAAAAAAATAAATCCAGATATATTTTATGGAGGAATATTTTTGTCATACGTAGATGAAGTAATTGAAACTATTATTGAACAAAACCCTGCAGAACCAGAATTCCATCAAGCTGTACGTGAAGTAATGGAATCTTTAAGGGTTGTAATTGAAGCAAACGAAGAGGAATACAGAAAAAACGCACTTCTTGAAAGATTGTCTAATCCTGAAAGGCAATTCAAATTCCGTGTCCCTTGGGTAGATGACGACGGTCAGGTACAGGTCAACACAGGATACCGTGTACAATTCAACAGCGCTATTGGGCCTTACAAAGGGGGATTACGTTTCCACCCTTCTGTAAATTTGGGAATTATTAAATTCTTAGGTTTCGAACAAATCTTCAAAAACTCATTAACCGGCCTTCCAATTGGTGGGGGAAAAGGAGGGTCTGACTTTGATCCTAAAGGAAAATCTGATAGGGAAGTTATGGCATTCTGTCAAAGTTTCATGACTGAGTTATGCAAATACATTGGTGCCGATACTGATGTTCCTGCCGGAGATATCGGTGTAGGTGCTCGTGAAGTAGGTTTCTTATTTGGCCAATACAAAAGAATCAGAGGATTATATGAAGGAGTATTAACTGGTAAAGGATTGACCTTTGGAGGTTCCCTTGCAAGAACTGAAGCTACTGGATACGGTTTACTATACTTCACCAATGCAATGTTAAAGGCAAATGACATTGATATTGCAGGTAAAACTATTGTTGTATCAGGAGCAGGTAATGTGGCTATTTATGCTATCGAAAAAGCTCAGCAGTTGGGGGGTAATGTTGTATCCTGTTCTGATTCAAGCGGTTGGATTTACGATTCAGAAGGAATTGATGTGGAACTGCTCAAAGAAATCAAGGAAGTAAGGCGTGAAAGATTAACTGCATATGCTGAAGCCAGGGAAAGTGCAGAATATCATGAAGGTAAAGGAGTATGGACTATTAAATGTGACATTGCATTGCCATGTGCTACTCAAAATGAATTGTTGCTGGAAGATGCTAAAATCCTAGTTGAAAACGGAGTAACTGCTGTTGCTGAAGGAGCAAATATGCCGACCACTATTGAAGCGACAGAATACTTGCAGGAAAATGATGTATTATTCGCACCTGGTAAGGCATCTAACGCTGGCGGTGTGGCTACTTCCGCATTGGAAATGTCTCAAAACTCACAAAGATTATCTTGGACCTTTGAAGAAGTCGATGCAAAACTTCAAGGTATTATGGAAGACATCTTTGCAAATACTGCTGAAGCTGCTGCAGAATATGGCATGGACAAAAACTATGTTGCAGGAGCAAATATTGCAGGATTTAAAAAAGTAGTTGAAGCTATGAACGCACAAGGCATTGTGTAAACTTAGAAGTTTTATTTTTAATTTTAAGAGTTTTTAACTCTTCTTTTTTTTATTTATTTTATTTTTATCAGTATATTGTTGTTTATTGCTATTTTATTATATTTCATTCGTTTTGAAGTGATTTGGGAACCTTAATTTTTTCTATTTAAAAGTGAGGTGGTAACGGAATTTTTGGTGCTGTTCTGTTTTGAATTTTGAGGTTAGTTTTTCTTGAAAAATGTATTTTGAATATAAATAAATAAA
The DNA window shown above is from Methanobrevibacter sp. and carries:
- the rimI gene encoding ribosomal protein S18-alanine N-acetyltransferase; this translates as MIIRKFVPRDLKRVFEIENMSFDQSYGMDMFQRLYEMGIGFLVAEKDGYVIGYIMFWVKYEFHGHIISIAVDKYYRNLGAGTKLLVKAISILSLLDIDNIFLEVNENNKEAIAFYNKFNFMIDRVVPNYYQNGDGAIVMYLPLRKSHVSGE
- a CDS encoding zinc ribbon domain-containing protein; translated protein: MVFRRCPQCGSTTDSKYGFCIKCGYEFQKIDPSQHTCPLCGFSNPDEADFCVKCGTPIVLKNLDENINTVEPKIIIKKEIAGTTSNGMSRMTKWLIIFGYLFSVLGGLLGLIIAIYLITRKEPDVRKHGLIQLAIFGFYILLIAVLLATGVIPMEALTNYQQLLTGNMTLP
- the gdhA gene encoding NADP-specific glutamate dehydrogenase, which translates into the protein MSYVDEVIETIIEQNPAEPEFHQAVREVMESLRVVIEANEEEYRKNALLERLSNPERQFKFRVPWVDDDGQVQVNTGYRVQFNSAIGPYKGGLRFHPSVNLGIIKFLGFEQIFKNSLTGLPIGGGKGGSDFDPKGKSDREVMAFCQSFMTELCKYIGADTDVPAGDIGVGAREVGFLFGQYKRIRGLYEGVLTGKGLTFGGSLARTEATGYGLLYFTNAMLKANDIDIAGKTIVVSGAGNVAIYAIEKAQQLGGNVVSCSDSSGWIYDSEGIDVELLKEIKEVRRERLTAYAEARESAEYHEGKGVWTIKCDIALPCATQNELLLEDAKILVENGVTAVAEGANMPTTIEATEYLQENDVLFAPGKASNAGGVATSALEMSQNSQRLSWTFEEVDAKLQGIMEDIFANTAEAAAEYGMDKNYVAGANIAGFKKVVEAMNAQGIV
- the prf1 gene encoding peptide chain release factor aRF-1, which encodes MAEVSSKELYEFKKTLKELSGKRGRGTELVSVYIPPDKQLSDVGKHMRDELGQSANIKSKQTKKNVQSAIEVILQSIRLYKQPPENGLVLFVGMIPKGGPGTEKMEKYILEPPEPITTYWYKCNNEFFVEPLEEIIEERDTYGLAVVDRKEATVATLKGKKVNILTHLTSGVPGKHKAGGQSQRRFDRVIDLAAHEFKKRIGEHMNDDFLDLKDDLKGIIIGGPGFTKEEFIQGDYLQYELKDKIIATVDTSYTGEPGIREVIDKSADILDNLDVMHEKKQVQRFLKELTKDKGLCSYGENEVRNSLIMGAVDTLLLSEDLSSLRKTFNCSNCGTQKEFTVKTQAEADKMEERCPNCNELLKEVASKDLTDEFVEKAEEMNTDVEFISTETEEGMQLFRAFGGIAAVLRYYVEY
- the dusB gene encoding tRNA dihydrouridine synthase DusB, with product MKWKIGNVEIANQVVLAPMAGICDYSFRSIIKSMGCGLIETEMVSDKAIMYENFKTQEMLFMKDEERPISQQIFGCGIDSFKAASQYIYKNMKPDIIDINMGCPVKKVAIKSKAGSALLKEPEKARKIVETVVDSVPIPVTVKIRSGWDENSINAVEIAQMVEDAGALAITVHPRTRHQRYDVPSDWSIIKDVKDAVSIPVIGNGDIRSCYDAKKMIDETGCDAIMIGRATLGNPWLIKQCVEYLDYGIEPQKVSDEEKIEMAKKHAEILQKTKPEKLAISRMRTHAAYYLKGMYRSVDVKPQLFKTNSKEELFDLLDDFYKSIKL
- a CDS encoding UPF0146 family protein encodes the protein MWQDFTEYILNEAALNEVTIAEVGIGKFSMVACELSKKDNITLIKTDIDPDDESVIKDDITNPDLSLYEGVDIIYSIRPPSELQPYLVDLAQKVNAQLIIKPLTNEDLNTGRVKMKLKNYKKASFYIMR